A genomic window from Candidatus Bathyarchaeota archaeon includes:
- a CDS encoding Ni/Fe hydrogenase subunit alpha, which produces MAEQSKRKDIVINPITRIEGHAKVTICLSKNESVKEARFHVVDFRGFEKFCEGRPFYEMPSITARSCGICPVSHLLASAKACDEIVGANPPKIATLLRRLIHMGQIIQSHALNFFHLSSPDLLLGMDADPADRNIFGLIKKQPEIALQGIKLRKFGQEIIEKVAGKKIHPSDWILPGGVQWSLKKENADYLLSNLPEALDITIKTISMFKDLLQGFDEEVQNFGNFPSYYMGMVNSTRGLEMYDGKILIVDQDGKIVADQLDPKKYQEYIGEAVEPWSYMKFPYYKPLGYPNGMYRVGPLARLNVASHCGTTVADKELKEFKKLGKNGIVQSSFLYHYARLIEILTCIETTQNLLEEPEILSEHVQAKAFVNNYEGIGVAEAPRGTLIHHYRVDPQGIIKWCNMIIATEHNNLAYNQAVTQVAKKYVKTKQLREGMLNRIEAVIRAFDPCLSCATHAIGKMPLELQLINSEGKIIDIIAR; this is translated from the coding sequence ATGGCTGAACAAAGCAAAAGAAAAGATATTGTGATAAATCCGATTACAAGAATAGAGGGGCACGCCAAAGTAACAATATGCCTCAGTAAAAACGAATCAGTCAAAGAGGCCCGATTCCACGTAGTTGACTTCAGAGGATTCGAAAAATTCTGCGAAGGACGCCCATTTTACGAAATGCCAAGCATAACTGCAAGGTCATGCGGTATTTGCCCAGTAAGCCACCTGCTAGCTTCAGCAAAAGCATGTGACGAGATAGTAGGAGCGAACCCACCTAAAATAGCTACGCTCCTACGCCGCCTGATACACATGGGACAAATAATACAATCCCATGCTTTAAATTTCTTCCATCTATCATCTCCAGACCTGCTGTTGGGAATGGACGCAGATCCCGCTGATAGAAACATTTTCGGTTTGATAAAAAAACAACCAGAAATTGCATTGCAAGGAATCAAACTGCGAAAATTTGGGCAAGAAATAATAGAAAAAGTAGCGGGCAAAAAAATACACCCCAGCGACTGGATCTTGCCCGGAGGAGTACAGTGGTCACTTAAGAAAGAAAATGCTGATTATCTGCTGTCTAATCTGCCAGAAGCGCTAGATATCACAATTAAGACAATTTCAATGTTTAAGGATCTCCTGCAAGGATTTGATGAAGAGGTACAAAACTTTGGCAACTTCCCCTCGTATTACATGGGAATGGTTAACTCGACCAGAGGACTGGAAATGTATGATGGAAAAATACTCATTGTTGACCAAGACGGCAAAATTGTAGCTGACCAGCTTGACCCTAAAAAATATCAAGAATACATCGGCGAAGCCGTTGAACCGTGGTCTTACATGAAGTTCCCATACTACAAACCCTTAGGTTACCCAAATGGAATGTACAGAGTAGGTCCATTGGCTAGGCTAAATGTAGCATCACACTGCGGTACAACTGTTGCTGATAAAGAACTTAAAGAATTCAAGAAACTTGGAAAGAATGGTATTGTGCAAAGTAGTTTTCTTTACCATTATGCACGCCTAATAGAGATCCTAACATGTATCGAAACCACACAAAACCTTCTTGAGGAGCCTGAAATCCTCTCAGAACATGTTCAAGCCAAAGCCTTCGTGAACAATTATGAAGGAATCGGAGTTGCAGAAGCTCCTAGAGGAACTTTGATTCACCACTACAGAGTTGACCCACAGGGAATAATAAAATGGTGTAACATGATCATAGCTACAGAACATAATAACCTTGCATACAACCAAGCTGTAACTCAAGTCGCTAAAAAATACGTAAAAACAAAACAACTACGAGAAGGAATGCTCAACAGAATCGAAGCAGTAATCCGAGCATTTGACCCCTGTTTAAGTTGTGCAACACACGCAATAGGAAAAATGCCCCTGGAATTACAGCTCATAAATTCAGAAGGAAAAATCATCGACATCATAGCCAGATAA
- a CDS encoding oxidoreductase, with translation MKKTKVSTIWLSGCSGCHMSFLDQDELLLELAKKIQMVYSPLMDIKTFPENVDLTLIEGAVANEEQQNLLKEARKKTKILISLGDCAVTGNVTALRNAWSDSDQAVLKKAYMEKSNKNGQIPTDVPKLLKKVRPIHEVVNVDYFIPGCPPPAGVINYVLTELLAGKTPNMEGRSKYG, from the coding sequence ATCAAAAAAACCAAAGTGTCCACAATTTGGCTTAGCGGTTGTTCAGGTTGCCACATGTCATTTCTTGACCAAGACGAATTGCTGCTAGAACTAGCAAAGAAAATCCAGATGGTTTACAGCCCCCTAATGGACATAAAGACTTTTCCCGAAAACGTTGATTTAACATTAATTGAAGGTGCTGTAGCAAACGAAGAACAGCAAAACCTGCTTAAAGAAGCACGCAAAAAAACAAAAATTCTGATCTCCCTTGGCGACTGCGCTGTTACAGGAAACGTTACTGCTCTCAGAAACGCTTGGAGCGACAGTGACCAAGCTGTTCTAAAAAAAGCATATATGGAAAAATCAAATAAAAACGGTCAAATCCCAACCGATGTTCCAAAACTATTGAAGAAAGTGAGGCCAATTCACGAAGTGGTTAACGTAGACTACTTTATTCCCGGATGCCCACCGCCTGCGGGTGTCATCAACTATGTATTAACTGAGTTACTGGCTGGAAAAACGCCTAACATGGAAGGCAGATCAAAATATGGCTGA
- a CDS encoding (2Fe-2S)-binding protein, translated as MVNLKIDGIEVEVPKDTMILKAAKDNRIDIPTLCNLEGLISYGGCRLCLVEISGSSKLFPACTTPVSPGMEITTNSNKLKEYRKMTIQLLLSERTHICSVCVANDHCELQSLANQLGVDHTIFERNWTKEEIDSTHDFLVIDRNRCILCTRCIRVCDEIEGVHTLDLRLRGKDAQIIMDMDNQWINSCSCTSCRKCSNVCPVGAIYIEGEPVSHTKKKDIVEFIKTRRNRK; from the coding sequence ATGGTTAACCTAAAAATAGATGGCATTGAAGTTGAAGTGCCAAAGGATACCATGATATTGAAAGCTGCCAAAGATAACAGGATTGACATCCCAACACTCTGCAACCTAGAAGGCTTAATCAGTTACGGCGGATGCCGATTATGCCTAGTAGAAATTAGCGGTTCATCCAAACTCTTTCCAGCTTGTACAACCCCAGTCAGCCCAGGCATGGAAATTACAACTAACTCAAACAAACTAAAAGAATACCGCAAAATGACAATCCAACTCCTTCTTTCTGAAAGAACGCATATTTGCTCTGTCTGCGTAGCAAATGACCACTGCGAACTACAAAGCCTAGCAAACCAACTAGGAGTTGACCACACCATATTTGAGCGCAACTGGACCAAAGAAGAGATTGACTCAACTCACGATTTCTTAGTTATTGACCGAAACAGGTGCATACTATGCACCCGATGCATAAGAGTTTGCGACGAAATAGAAGGAGTTCACACTTTAGATCTGAGACTAAGAGGAAAAGATGCCCAAATCATAATGGACATGGACAACCAGTGGATCAATTCCTGTTCATGCACTTCTTGCAGAAAATGCTCAAACGTTTGCCCAGTCGGCGCCATTTACATCGAAGGAGAGCCAGTGTCCCACACCAAGAAAAAAGATATTGTCGAATTTATTAAAACAAGGAGAAACAGAAAATGA